From the genome of Deinococcus sp. AJ005, one region includes:
- a CDS encoding cytochrome c-type biogenesis protein, with the protein MTFSRDSGLWGTGERSNRLTVKRSNRKTGVFLPAALCLLLSFAQAAAPTTSPATLPPAQEQRAVAIQRNLRCPLCDTGESIAESRSDISIKMRSSVREQIVDGRSDSEIYTFFSQRYGNFVLLDPPKTGRNLLLWGAPLLALAGGGAALWAFLRRKGTATAPAGAAQDAEPYDSYLDQVRRDTGGGQG; encoded by the coding sequence ATGACGTTCTCCAGGGATTCTGGGCTGTGGGGCACAGGGGAGAGGTCCAACCGTCTAACGGTCAAACGGTCTAACCGCAAAACGGGCGTCTTTCTGCCCGCCGCACTCTGCCTCCTCCTCTCCTTCGCCCAGGCTGCTGCCCCCACCACGTCGCCCGCCACCCTGCCCCCCGCGCAGGAGCAGCGTGCCGTCGCCATCCAGAGGAATCTGCGCTGCCCGCTGTGCGACACCGGGGAATCCATCGCGGAATCGCGCAGCGACATCAGCATCAAGATGCGCTCCTCGGTGCGCGAACAGATCGTGGACGGGCGCAGCGATTCGGAGATCTACACCTTCTTCTCTCAGCGCTACGGCAATTTTGTGCTGCTGGACCCGCCCAAGACCGGGCGCAACCTGCTGCTGTGGGGCGCGCCGCTGCTGGCGCTGGCAGGCGGAGGCGCGGCGCTGTGGGCCTTTCTGCGCCGCAAGGGAACGGCTACGGCCCCGGCTGGTGCGGCGCAGGACGCCGAACCCTACGACTCCTACCTGGATCAGGTGCGCCGTGACACGGGCGGAGGTCAGGGGTGA
- a CDS encoding c-type cytochrome has protein sequence MIFSLILLVLIGAAALWLVLEPLRRAAPEDPDAPERARLAAERDRLYGELNTLEDESRRPDLERRAALTLRALDALPPASKSKNPARSRTLALIGVGVAALLTVAGALTFIPRWQLASLDAGEAGKVQAVLKLPGLKATAQRTEKNADYLAWGRAAFDSSNYDQAVSAYGNALKTDPRQPEALRRLGILLLTRGEQTGQQLSTEDAQRAALLIRTAAQLAPKEPESQLLLGFALSRFGQDQDALNALERYRTLDPAGRDADDVITSLRARLNQSDPALSLYAGSCASCHGASGAGGIGPSLRESTLSRAALRSITVNGKGAMPAYPQLKDAQLKLLLDLMEKWQKEG, from the coding sequence GTGATTTTCAGCCTGATTCTGCTGGTGCTGATCGGTGCGGCGGCGCTGTGGCTGGTGCTGGAACCCCTGCGCCGCGCTGCCCCCGAAGACCCGGACGCTCCCGAACGTGCCCGACTGGCTGCCGAACGGGACCGCCTCTACGGCGAGTTAAATACGCTGGAGGACGAGAGTCGCCGCCCCGATCTGGAACGCCGCGCCGCCCTGACGTTGCGGGCATTAGACGCCCTGCCTCCCGCCTCTAAATCCAAGAATCCGGCCCGTTCGCGCACGCTGGCGCTGATCGGTGTGGGGGTGGCCGCGCTGCTGACGGTGGCGGGCGCGCTGACCTTCATTCCGCGCTGGCAACTGGCCTCGCTGGATGCGGGCGAGGCCGGAAAGGTGCAGGCGGTCCTCAAACTCCCCGGCCTGAAGGCGACGGCCCAGCGCACAGAAAAGAACGCCGATTATCTGGCCTGGGGCCGCGCGGCCTTTGATTCGTCCAATTACGATCAGGCGGTCAGCGCCTACGGCAACGCCCTGAAAACTGATCCGCGCCAGCCCGAAGCATTGCGCCGACTGGGCATTTTGCTGCTCACACGCGGCGAACAGACCGGACAGCAGCTCAGCACCGAGGACGCCCAGCGCGCCGCCTTGCTGATCCGCACCGCCGCTCAGCTCGCCCCCAAAGAACCTGAATCCCAGTTGCTGCTGGGGTTCGCGCTGTCCCGCTTCGGCCAGGATCAGGACGCCCTGAATGCCCTGGAGCGCTACCGCACCCTGGACCCCGCCGGGCGCGATGCCGACGACGTGATTACCTCTCTGCGTGCCCGCCTGAACCAGAGCGATCCGGCCTTGAGCCTGTATGCCGGAAGCTGCGCCTCGTGCCACGGTGCGTCTGGCGCGGGCGGCATTGGCCCCAGCCTGCGCGAATCTACCCTGAGCCGCGCGGCCCTGCGGAGCATCACCGTGAACGGCAAGGGGGCCATGCCCGCCTACCCACAGTTGAAGGACGCCCAGCTCAAGCTGCTGCTGGACCTGATGGAAAAATGGCAGAAGGAGGGATGA
- a CDS encoding Rieske 2Fe-2S domain-containing protein, whose product MTTRRALLEKWWLIPVAATAGAFGYMGWYATRVTLGKQKAGAPNFQAALAQRIAPLTDLKTEWADVSFTYAGRPCALLRVPQAVAGGLELPEGGHLVAYSRVCTHLGCTVNLVRDPEVLAFAFNYRPPRDAQHPQLGCRCHFSVFDPLQAGDAVFGKANGPLPRVRLELRGQEIWATGIEPAPNQDG is encoded by the coding sequence ATGACCACCCGCCGCGCCCTTCTGGAGAAGTGGTGGCTGATTCCCGTCGCCGCTACTGCCGGAGCCTTCGGCTACATGGGCTGGTACGCCACCCGCGTCACGCTTGGCAAGCAGAAGGCTGGAGCGCCGAACTTTCAGGCGGCGTTAGCTCAGCGAATTGCGCCCCTGACCGACTTAAAGACCGAATGGGCCGACGTGAGTTTCACCTACGCGGGCCGTCCCTGCGCGCTTTTGCGCGTGCCGCAGGCGGTGGCGGGGGGGCTAGAACTGCCGGAAGGCGGGCATCTGGTGGCCTATTCGCGCGTCTGCACGCACCTGGGCTGCACGGTCAATCTGGTGCGTGACCCGGAGGTGCTGGCCTTCGCCTTCAATTACCGCCCGCCGCGTGACGCCCAGCATCCGCAACTGGGCTGCCGCTGCCATTTCAGCGTGTTTGACCCCTTGCAGGCCGGGGACGCGGTGTTCGGCAAGGCCAACGGCCCGCTGCCCCGCGTGCGGTTGGAACTGCGCGGTCAGGAAATCTGGGCGACAGGCATCGAACCCGCCCCGAATCAGGACGGCTAG
- a CDS encoding KTSC domain-containing protein, giving the protein MSGVTLHPVASSMMSHIGHDPASKTLTILFNSGKRYDYDGVPQEVYERFLAASSQGSFFRNEIDDCYEYRQVRGRG; this is encoded by the coding sequence ATGAGCGGCGTGACCCTGCATCCGGTGGCCTCCAGCATGATGAGCCACATCGGCCATGACCCGGCCAGCAAGACCCTGACCATCCTTTTTAACAGCGGCAAGCGTTACGACTATGACGGTGTGCCGCAGGAGGTCTATGAACGGTTTCTGGCGGCATCCTCGCAGGGATCGTTTTTCAGGAACGAGATCGATGACTGCTATGAATACCGTCAGGTGCGCGGACGGGGGTGA
- a CDS encoding N-acetyltransferase yields MTLTCGDDLAASGVLIAAALHLKARGEPLWPESSLTPERLARHYPQQGWRVIWRGDVAVACLCLLESDPLFWPDDAAGEALYLHKLAVHPEARGQGWSALLLQEAVCEAAERGRTWLKLDTATARPKLRAIYEDFGFQSVGQRTIKGFDVTLYRLPT; encoded by the coding sequence GTGACCCTGACCTGTGGCGACGATCTAGCTGCGTCGGGCGTGCTGATTGCCGCCGCCCTACACCTTAAAGCCCGTGGTGAACCCCTGTGGCCTGAAAGTAGCCTGACGCCCGAACGCCTCGCCCGTCACTACCCCCAGCAGGGCTGGCGCGTGATCTGGCGCGGCGACGTGGCGGTGGCCTGCCTGTGCCTGCTGGAATCGGACCCGTTGTTCTGGCCGGACGATGCTGCGGGGGAGGCCCTGTATTTGCACAAACTGGCCGTTCACCCGGAGGCACGGGGCCAGGGCTGGTCGGCCCTGCTGTTGCAAGAGGCCGTATGCGAGGCGGCAGAACGTGGCAGGACCTGGCTCAAGCTGGACACGGCCACGGCACGTCCCAAACTGCGCGCCATCTACGAAGATTTCGGTTTCCAGAGCGTCGGCCAGCGCACGATCAAGGGCTTCGACGTGACCCTGTACAGGTTGCCCACCTGA
- a CDS encoding glycoside hydrolase family 31 protein, whose product MRLGQFVMESGGAQVRVWGETDVLVVSAPLPGVLRVRLAPQARANGLGFPRLSEKRSFALRPDLPEAERLSVQEDGETMRVGGGGLTLHLNRVSGAWRVTENPDGKQDRELTSVPDWNGDAPTARPALDAERFNLRRSRLSVDAPDGAAYLGFGERVGPLDKRGMHLTFWNTDCYPHHTDTDPLYISVPFTTVVQGERAHGIFVDETWRMTADVARTNPRALEFASAGPELDVYILAGPRPADVLRRYADLTGYSPMPPLWALGAAQSRWGYRTADDLRAVIAGYRERDLPLDSVYIDIEYMDAFKVWTVNRSGFPDLKAFVKEAAKEGVKLVPIIDPGIKAEPGYDVYEEALKNDYLIRTARGDVLVGEVWPDPAVFPDFTRPEVVAWWAAHHKLFTDAGIQGQWNDMNEPACFSLAQPRETEGKTLPYDALHGAHSHLEMHNAYANPMSQASRAGYAKYSPQIRPWIISRAGYAGIQRHATVWTGDNAATWSHLALSLPMIGGLGLSGIPFASADVGGFGGDTTGELLARWYQAAVGYAFLRNHSAQGTADQEPWRFGEPYTSIIRAALELRYRLLPHLYTLAYGASRTGLPILRPLALHHAGDEDALRADSQYLLGQGLMVAPVMAAGHSKRQVYLPAGRWASVFNLAEFGAIHDGPAYVTADAPLHTLPLYLKAGEALPLTEATAHTTQARWERVTWLAHLGETGFVGHLYEDAGDGPVGGRFTRLVGDREGGTLSIRRETEGEAALPEQREVLHIIGLEPIREVHGAASFSYEDGVLRLTLPARWEEITVTWVE is encoded by the coding sequence ATGAGATTAGGCCAGTTCGTGATGGAAAGCGGCGGCGCGCAGGTGCGCGTGTGGGGCGAAACAGACGTGCTGGTGGTCAGCGCGCCGTTGCCGGGGGTGCTGCGGGTGCGGCTGGCCCCGCAAGCACGGGCGAACGGCCTGGGCTTCCCGCGCCTGAGCGAGAAACGCAGCTTTGCCCTGCGCCCTGATCTCCCCGAGGCTGAACGCCTGAGTGTGCAGGAGGACGGCGAAACCATGCGCGTGGGCGGCGGTGGATTGACCCTGCATCTGAACCGCGTGAGCGGCGCGTGGCGGGTCACGGAGAACCCGGACGGCAAGCAGGACAGAGAGCTGACCAGCGTGCCCGACTGGAACGGCGACGCGCCCACGGCCCGCCCCGCCCTGGACGCCGAGCGCTTCAACCTGCGCCGCAGCCGCCTGAGCGTGGACGCCCCCGACGGCGCGGCCTATCTGGGCTTCGGCGAGCGCGTGGGGCCGCTGGACAAGCGCGGGATGCACCTCACGTTCTGGAACACCGACTGCTACCCGCACCACACCGACACCGATCCGCTGTACATCAGCGTGCCGTTTACCACGGTGGTGCAGGGCGAACGCGCCCACGGAATTTTCGTGGACGAGACGTGGCGCATGACGGCGGACGTGGCCCGCACCAACCCACGGGCGCTGGAGTTCGCCTCAGCGGGGCCGGAACTGGACGTGTACATTCTGGCCGGACCGCGCCCAGCGGACGTGCTGCGCCGCTACGCCGATCTGACCGGATACTCGCCGATGCCCCCGCTGTGGGCACTGGGGGCCGCCCAGAGCCGCTGGGGCTACCGCACGGCAGACGACTTGCGTGCCGTCATCGCGGGTTACCGCGAGCGCGATCTGCCACTGGACAGCGTGTATATCGACATTGAATACATGGACGCCTTCAAGGTCTGGACGGTCAACCGTTCGGGCTTCCCGGACCTCAAGGCGTTTGTGAAAGAGGCCGCGAAAGAGGGCGTCAAGCTGGTGCCGATCATTGATCCGGGCATCAAGGCCGAGCCGGGCTACGACGTGTACGAGGAAGCCCTGAAAAACGACTACCTGATCCGCACCGCACGCGGCGATGTGCTGGTGGGCGAGGTCTGGCCCGATCCAGCGGTGTTTCCCGACTTCACCCGCCCGGAAGTGGTGGCGTGGTGGGCCGCCCACCACAAGCTGTTCACTGACGCCGGAATCCAGGGCCAGTGGAACGACATGAACGAACCCGCCTGCTTCTCGCTGGCCCAGCCGCGCGAGACAGAAGGAAAAACGCTGCCCTACGACGCCCTGCACGGTGCCCACAGCCACTTGGAGATGCACAACGCCTACGCCAACCCCATGAGTCAGGCCAGCCGCGCCGGGTACGCCAAGTACAGCCCGCAGATTCGCCCGTGGATCATCTCGCGGGCCGGGTACGCGGGGATTCAGCGCCACGCCACCGTCTGGACCGGGGACAACGCCGCGACGTGGTCCCATCTGGCCCTTAGCCTGCCGATGATCGGGGGCCTGGGCCTCAGCGGGATTCCCTTTGCATCAGCGGACGTAGGGGGTTTTGGCGGCGACACCACCGGGGAACTGCTGGCGCGCTGGTATCAGGCGGCGGTGGGGTACGCCTTCCTCCGCAACCACTCGGCGCAGGGCACGGCGGACCAGGAACCCTGGCGCTTCGGCGAGCCGTACACCAGCATCATTCGCGCCGCGCTGGAGCTGCGTTACCGCCTGCTGCCGCACCTGTACACGCTGGCGTATGGGGCCAGCCGCACCGGGCTGCCGATCCTGCGTCCGCTGGCACTGCACCACGCGGGCGACGAGGACGCCCTGCGTGCAGACAGTCAATACCTGCTGGGCCAGGGGTTGATGGTGGCCCCGGTGATGGCGGCGGGCCACAGCAAACGGCAGGTCTACCTCCCGGCGGGGCGCTGGGCTTCCGTGTTCAATCTGGCCGAATTCGGGGCCATCCACGACGGCCCGGCCTACGTGACCGCCGACGCGCCGCTGCACACGCTGCCGCTGTATCTGAAAGCAGGCGAGGCGCTGCCGCTGACTGAAGCTACCGCGCACACCACGCAGGCCCGCTGGGAGCGCGTGACCTGGCTGGCCCACCTGGGCGAGACCGGCTTCGTGGGCCACCTGTACGAGGACGCCGGGGACGGCCCGGTGGGGGGCCGATTCACCCGTCTGGTGGGGGACCGCGAAGGCGGAACGCTGAGCATCCGCCGCGAGACCGAGGGCGAGGCCGCCCTGCCCGAACAGCGCGAGGTCCTGCACATCATCGGCCTGGAGCCGATCCGCGAGGTCCACGGGGCCGCCTCCTTTTCCTACGAGGACGGCGTGCTGCGCCTGACCCTGCCCGCACGCTGGGAAGAAATCACGGTGACGTGGGTGGAATAG
- a CDS encoding MBL fold metallo-hydrolase, whose product MTASDSPDSNALLTPIVGTLHALQVPIPYPMKTVTVLIDKPENGPVTLIDTALDTPEAQAAITAGLNELDLDWKDIERAIITHHHPDHYGLAGVVEERSGAQIQMLDVEIGRGERYWHLWEEWLPGHLKHMRDHGLPTESLEGMGADNRRGRDRVHPAKNVIPLREGQNVALAGRDWEVLWLPGHADGHLGLWSADDSILIAGDAILPRISPNIGLYAYTRPDPLGDYLQTLGKLEALNPDQAVVGHHGPVMTGVQARARELRSHHHERLDFIKAEAGKQPRSAYDLSLAMFNRDLNISGRRFALAETLAHAEHLRLLGQLYRTWQEENGMWIYHA is encoded by the coding sequence ATGACCGCCTCTGACTCTCCTGATTCAAATGCGCTGCTGACCCCTATCGTGGGCACGCTGCACGCGCTGCAAGTGCCGATCCCCTACCCCATGAAGACCGTGACCGTGCTGATCGACAAGCCGGAAAACGGCCCGGTGACCCTGATCGACACGGCGCTGGACACCCCTGAAGCTCAGGCGGCTATTACAGCGGGCCTGAACGAACTGGACCTGGACTGGAAAGACATCGAGCGGGCCATCATCACCCACCACCACCCGGACCATTACGGGCTGGCTGGCGTGGTGGAAGAACGCAGCGGCGCGCAGATTCAGATGCTGGACGTGGAAATCGGGCGCGGCGAACGCTACTGGCACCTGTGGGAGGAGTGGCTGCCCGGCCATCTCAAGCACATGCGCGATCACGGATTGCCCACCGAATCGCTGGAGGGGATGGGCGCGGACAACCGCCGGGGCCGGGACCGGGTGCATCCGGCCAAAAACGTGATACCACTGCGCGAGGGCCAGAACGTGGCGCTGGCCGGGCGCGACTGGGAAGTGCTGTGGCTGCCCGGCCACGCCGACGGTCACCTGGGATTGTGGAGCGCTGACGACAGCATTCTGATTGCTGGGGACGCCATCCTGCCGCGCATCAGCCCCAACATCGGTCTGTACGCCTACACCCGCCCCGATCCACTGGGCGACTACCTGCAAACGCTGGGCAAGCTGGAGGCGCTGAACCCGGATCAGGCTGTCGTGGGGCATCACGGTCCGGTGATGACGGGGGTGCAGGCCCGCGCCCGCGAACTCCGCAGCCACCACCACGAGCGGCTGGATTTCATCAAGGCCGAGGCTGGAAAACAACCCCGCAGCGCCTATGACCTGTCGCTGGCGATGTTCAACCGCGACCTGAACATCAGCGGACGCCGCTTTGCCCTGGCCGAGACGCTGGCCCACGCCGAACACCTGCGCCTGCTGGGCCAGCTTTACCGCACCTGGCAGGAGGAGAACGGGATGTGGATTTACCACGCGTGA
- a CDS encoding SRPBCC family protein: MTKATKSEDGGMDQTRMISGAAGGALLLMGLRKRGVLGLGMAAVGGYLAYRAATGNDPVMAAVGGGGATTSKPIFVEHSVVIDKPTQAVYDYWRKLENLPQIMSHLESVTELDDKRSRWVAKAPLGTHVEWEAEIVNDKPGQRIGWHSLPGATVDNAGSVQFEELPNGGTRVHVALSYRPPAGPLGAAVAKLFGEEPSQQIAEDLQKFKAAFEGSDKN, translated from the coding sequence ATGACGAAAGCAACTAAATCGGAAGACGGTGGAATGGACCAGACCCGCATGATCAGCGGGGCAGCGGGCGGCGCTTTGCTGCTGATGGGCCTGCGCAAGCGCGGCGTGCTGGGCCTGGGGATGGCGGCAGTGGGCGGATATCTGGCCTACCGCGCGGCCACGGGCAACGACCCGGTAATGGCGGCAGTGGGCGGCGGCGGCGCAACCACCTCCAAGCCCATTTTCGTGGAACACAGCGTGGTCATTGACAAGCCCACCCAGGCCGTCTACGACTACTGGCGCAAGCTAGAAAACCTGCCCCAGATCATGAGTCATCTGGAAAGCGTGACCGAGTTGGACGACAAGCGCAGCCGCTGGGTCGCCAAGGCCCCACTGGGCACGCATGTCGAGTGGGAAGCCGAGATTGTGAATGACAAGCCCGGCCAGCGCATCGGCTGGCACTCGCTGCCCGGCGCGACCGTGGATAACGCGGGCAGCGTGCAATTCGAGGAACTGCCCAACGGCGGAACCCGCGTGCATGTGGCCCTCAGCTACCGGCCCCCGGCAGGCCCGCTGGGCGCAGCCGTCGCCAAGCTGTTCGGCGAGGAACCCAGCCAGCAGATTGCCGAGGACCTCCAGAAGTTCAAGGCGGCGTTCGAGGGCAGCGACAAGAACTGA
- a CDS encoding DMT family transporter, translating into MSAAPPARPEGLDAVSLTAILVTIVFWASAFAGIRAGLEAFSPGHLTLYRFLVAAVALGIYALVTRIPLPSMGDLARIFGLSFMGITLYHVLLNYGEVSVPAGTASLIIAAGPVITALLATRFGGERLNTLGWLGTLISLGGVTLIVLGSGQGVSFTQGALLILGAALFTSIYFVFQKPLLRRMNPLHFTVWSLLLGMLPMLVFLPGFVGELRAAPLSAHLALIYLGLFPSALAYLTWTFALSRVPASTTTSFLYISPVLAILIALVWLGEVPKPVTLLGGAVAVAGVVLVNTLGRPKKPLPVQEAVKA; encoded by the coding sequence ATGAGCGCTGCCCCGCCCGCCCGCCCCGAAGGTTTAGATGCCGTGTCCCTGACGGCCATTCTGGTGACCATCGTGTTCTGGGCCTCGGCCTTCGCGGGCATTCGGGCCGGGCTGGAGGCATTCTCGCCGGGCCACCTGACGCTATACCGCTTTCTGGTGGCGGCGGTGGCGCTGGGCATCTACGCGCTGGTTACGCGCATTCCGCTGCCCAGCATGGGCGATCTGGCGCGTATTTTTGGCCTCAGCTTCATGGGCATCACGCTGTACCACGTCCTGCTCAACTACGGCGAGGTCAGCGTGCCCGCCGGGACGGCCAGCCTGATCATCGCGGCGGGGCCGGTGATCACGGCCCTGCTGGCCACACGGTTTGGGGGCGAACGCCTGAATACGCTGGGCTGGCTGGGCACTCTGATCAGCCTGGGCGGCGTGACCCTGATCGTGCTGGGCAGCGGGCAGGGGGTGAGCTTCACGCAGGGGGCGCTGCTGATTCTGGGTGCGGCGCTGTTTACCAGCATCTATTTCGTGTTCCAGAAACCGTTGCTGAGGCGCATGAATCCGCTGCACTTCACGGTCTGGTCCCTGCTGCTGGGCATGTTGCCCATGCTGGTCTTTCTGCCCGGTTTCGTGGGCGAGTTGCGGGCCGCGCCGTTATCGGCCCATCTGGCGCTGATCTACCTGGGGCTATTTCCGTCCGCGCTGGCGTACCTGACCTGGACCTTTGCGCTGTCGCGGGTTCCGGCCAGCACCACCACGTCCTTTCTGTACATCAGCCCGGTGCTGGCCATCCTGATCGCGCTGGTGTGGCTGGGAGAGGTGCCCAAACCCGTCACGCTGCTGGGGGGCGCGGTGGCCGTTGCCGGGGTAGTGCTGGTCAATACGCTGGGCCGCCCGAAAAAGCCCCTGCCCGTCCAGGAGGCCGTGAAAGCATGA
- a CDS encoding ABC transporter permease subunit, which translates to MSAPAAELLPAPPADAPIVLEDVSVRLGSELILNGVNLDVRRGEFLALIGPSGGGKSTLLRVIAGLLKPQSGVVRVESAPALVFQDYRLLPWRTALRNVALPADLGAGGGLPPKEALHLVGMDAYAGYFPAHLSGGMRARVALARALAQSGDVLLLDEPFAALDALVRERFNDELRHLHEKTGRTTVLVTHSIREAVWLADRVAVLRDGKIVEILDTRGEGRVSAYTDGLEAHLRGVLGTGDSTRLRTPVRERLSLSGLLPLAAIALGLLGWQLAATRLNQPFLLPTPAAVWGELTTTFPELAAAFWVTARTALAGLFIGGLVGVLIGYPLAKFRPLERFFSPFIIAAQSTPIVILAPLLVSWLGFGFLPAVVVSALSALYPIMIATLVGVREVDRTFYELFRSLRATPLQRLTRLELPGALPVMLGGLRLAASLALIGAVVWEFVDANQKGLGLAVQVAGTYQNKAAQFAAIALLILFGVLIYAVITGLERGVMRRRGR; encoded by the coding sequence ATGAGCGCCCCCGCCGCCGAACTGCTGCCCGCCCCACCTGCCGACGCGCCGATTGTGCTGGAGGACGTGAGCGTGCGGCTGGGCAGCGAACTGATCCTGAACGGCGTGAATCTGGACGTGCGCAGGGGTGAGTTTCTGGCGCTGATCGGCCCCAGCGGCGGCGGTAAAAGCACGCTGCTGCGCGTGATTGCCGGGCTGTTGAAGCCGCAGTCCGGCGTGGTGCGGGTGGAGTCGGCTCCGGCGCTGGTGTTTCAGGATTACCGCCTGCTGCCGTGGCGCACGGCCCTACGGAACGTGGCGCTGCCCGCCGATCTGGGCGCGGGCGGCGGGTTGCCTCCCAAAGAGGCATTGCATCTGGTGGGCATGGACGCCTACGCGGGCTACTTCCCGGCGCACCTGTCGGGCGGGATGCGGGCGCGGGTGGCGCTGGCCCGCGCCCTAGCGCAGAGCGGCGACGTGCTGCTGCTGGACGAGCCGTTCGCCGCCCTGGACGCCCTGGTGCGCGAACGCTTCAACGACGAATTGCGCCACCTGCACGAGAAGACCGGGCGCACCACCGTCCTCGTGACCCATTCCATCCGCGAGGCGGTGTGGCTAGCGGACCGGGTGGCGGTGCTGCGCGACGGGAAAATCGTGGAAATTCTGGACACGCGCGGCGAGGGCCGGGTCAGCGCCTACACCGATGGCCTGGAAGCACACCTGCGCGGCGTGCTGGGCACCGGGGACAGCACCCGCCTGCGAACCCCTGTCCGCGAACGCCTGAGCCTGTCCGGGCTGCTGCCGCTGGCCGCGATTGCGCTGGGGCTGCTGGGCTGGCAACTGGCAGCCACACGCTTGAATCAGCCGTTCCTGCTGCCCACCCCTGCCGCCGTATGGGGCGAATTGACCACGACTTTCCCCGAACTGGCCGCAGCTTTCTGGGTCACGGCCCGCACCGCACTGGCCGGACTGTTCATCGGCGGTCTGGTGGGCGTGCTGATCGGTTACCCGCTGGCAAAGTTCAGGCCGCTGGAGCGCTTTTTCAGCCCGTTTATCATCGCGGCGCAGAGTACCCCTATCGTGATTCTCGCGCCGCTGCTGGTGTCGTGGCTGGGCTTCGGGTTCCTTCCCGCCGTCGTCGTGTCGGCCCTGAGTGCTTTGTACCCGATCATGATCGCCACCCTGGTCGGCGTGCGCGAGGTGGACCGCACCTTCTACGAGCTGTTCAGAAGCCTGCGGGCCACGCCGCTCCAACGGCTGACGCGGCTGGAACTGCCCGGCGCGTTGCCCGTAATGCTGGGCGGGTTGCGACTGGCCGCCAGCCTCGCCCTGATCGGCGCAGTGGTCTGGGAGTTCGTGGACGCCAACCAGAAGGGGTTGGGGCTGGCCGTGCAGGTGGCCGGAACCTACCAGAACAAGGCCGCGCAGTTTGCTGCGATTGCCCTGCTGATCCTCTTCGGCGTGCTGATCTACGCCGTGATTACCGGGCTGGAACGCGGCGTGATGCGGCGGCGGGGGCGCTAG
- a CDS encoding SMI1/KNR4 family protein, whose translation MDWLLTLLHPLAINFGPPATEQQIGTFEEQIGAELPGDLRQLYRLFNGYENTDSAHSALPMRFHSLEESVTLQGAGENWPGLPAGAQPFWTDDQSNHALVYLSGPLRGMVVLLYHDEPDYAPRYRSALSFLLHLHTAGTINHYEEDSVSTADLPVLEPRLSSSQTAEDRRLYQICRTDYEQATTDQERFLAAVTAMNLLPYEDTDELEEFTLAEDFYIGQRACEIYGKRRWEDAEESLLSLSKNAHSNIAGAARQALEQL comes from the coding sequence ATGGACTGGCTCTTGACCCTGCTGCACCCGCTCGCCATCAATTTTGGACCACCCGCCACCGAACAGCAGATCGGCACATTCGAAGAGCAGATCGGCGCTGAGTTGCCGGGCGATCTGCGCCAGCTATATCGACTTTTTAACGGATACGAAAACACTGATTCCGCTCATTCGGCTCTGCCCATGCGCTTCCATAGCCTTGAAGAGTCAGTGACTTTGCAGGGCGCAGGGGAGAACTGGCCGGGGCTGCCTGCCGGAGCGCAACCGTTCTGGACGGATGATCAAAGCAATCACGCTCTGGTCTATCTCTCCGGGCCACTGCGTGGAATGGTGGTTCTGCTTTACCACGACGAACCTGATTACGCCCCTCGCTACCGCAGTGCCCTGAGTTTTCTGCTTCACCTTCACACCGCCGGAACGATAAACCACTACGAGGAGGATAGTGTATCGACTGCCGATCTCCCGGTACTGGAGCCAAGACTCTCATCTTCGCAAACTGCTGAGGATCGGCGGTTGTACCAGATTTGTCGTACAGATTACGAACAGGCCACAACCGATCAAGAACGCTTCCTGGCTGCGGTGACTGCCATGAATCTGCTGCCTTACGAGGACACCGATGAACTGGAAGAGTTCACATTGGCCGAGGATTTCTATATCGGCCAACGGGCCTGTGAAATCTACGGCAAGCGGCGGTGGGAGGACGCTGAGGAGTCGCTGCTATCTCTTTCTAAGAATGCACACTCCAATATTGCTGGAGCGGCTCGGCAAGCGTTAGAACAGCTCTGA